In one window of Arctopsyche grandis isolate Sample6627 chromosome 6, ASM5162203v2, whole genome shotgun sequence DNA:
- the LOC143912810 gene encoding uncharacterized protein LOC143912810: MVQEFCILRCFRCETFQVQIVKKSNKWECKMCGIKQSLKQVYGKGTSKDCRHHAQKLNELRIIGEFPIANSIDSEITVDSNNVTVDDANNSSEIGISNPKVPNKWSKYIDEEIAEKANDDDGDVVDGVRYVLNIPQKDRKRKSKSDDNIVKKVCLNPESNNYQNCNTDDNTEQSLNENYIQTNSQTVMCDDESPADFKQSVIQHEKNVSFEEPKCPSTFKEKPIDKNNKWAKYIEESDDSGAETFEDISIRNGYQAGKINSDADVGSPKYPLQQTNTYPQDTSLINNDIPKSSGSKLFDVFNNDDDLNLDEIFNI, encoded by the exons ATGGTGCAAGAGTTTTGTATTCTGCGATGTTTCAGATGCGAGACATTTCAG gttcaaattgtaaaaaaatccaACAAATGGGAGTGCAAAATGTGCGGAATTAAGCAATCGCTCAAGCAAGTATATGGCAAGGGTACTAGCAAAGATTGTCGGCACCACGCACAGAAATTAAATGAACTTAGAATAATAGGAGAATTTCCTATCGCCAATTCTATCGATTCTGAAATAACTGTGGATTCGAATAACGTCACTGTTGATGATGCAAATAATAGTTCCGAAATTGGCATATCGAATCCTAAAGTACCCAATAAATGGAGTAAGTATATCGATGAAGAAATTGCAGAAAAAGCCAATGATGATGACGGTGATGTTGTAGATGGTGTTCgatatgttttaaatataccGCAAAAAGATAGGAAAAGGAAAAGTAAGTCTGATgataatattgttaaaaaagtgTGTTTGAATCCAGAAAGTAATAATTACCAGAATTGCAATACAGATGATAACACCGAACAATCTCTAAatgaaaattacatacaaaccAATTCTCAAACTGTGATGTGTGATGATGAATCTCCGGCAGATTTCAAACAGAGTGTAATTCAACATGAGAAAAATGTGTCTTTTGAAGAACCAAAGTGCCCTTCGACGTTTAAAGAGAAACCcatcgataaaaataataaatgggcCAAATATATTGAAGAATCAGACGATTCAGGTGCGGAAACGTTCGAAGACATCTCAATTCGTAACGGATATCAAGCAGGAAAAATCAATTCCGATGCTGACGTCGGTTCCCCAAAGTATCCTTTGCAACAAACTAATACGTATCCTCAAGATACATCGCTGATTAATAATGATATCCCGAAGAGCAGTGGCAGCAAATTATTCGACGTGTTTAacaatgatgatgatttaaACTTGGATGAAatcttcaatatttaa